TTACTTGTATATAGTCCTCGTTTCACTGCGACTTCGAACTTGGGCATCCTCAGCTCTTTCTCAGATGTGGGTGCTACAATTGCTGAGAACTTTGGAGCACAAGCTCCGAAATACGGAACAAGTTTTTTGAAACAATTAATATAGAGAATGGGAGAGATTCATATGACGAATTCAAGTCAAGCCATTAAAGAAGCAGCAGCATATATAAATAGTAAGAGTAATATTGTTCCGGAGATAGGATTGATTCTAGGCTCAGGATTGGGCATTCTGGCAGAGCTTATTGAGAATGGTGTTACTATTTCCTATGAAGACATTCCTCATTTCCCTGTGTCAACCGTGGAAGGACATGAAGGTGAACTTTTACTGGGTACGATTAAAGGTCGTAAAGTGGTTATGATGAAGGGACGCTTTCATATGTATGAAGGGTATGGACCAGAAACGACAGCTTTTCCCGTGCGCGTGATGAATGAGCTGGGGGTTAAGAGTCTTCTCGTAACGAATGCGGCTGGTGGTGTGAACACAACCTATGAACCAGGGGACTTGATGTTGATCTCAGATCATTTGAACATGACAGGAACGAATCCACTCATAGGACCGAATGATGCTGATCTTGGAGTACGTTTTCCAGATATGTCCGAAGCGTATAGCCGTAGATTGCGTGCGCTTGCGAAGGAAACGGCTCAATCTAGAGGGTTTGATGTACGTGAAGGGGTATATGCAGGATTACTTGGGCCGACTTATGAGACCCCTGCTGAGATCGTGATGCTACGTGCGTTAGGTGCTGATGCTGTTGGAATGTCTACTGTATCGGAAGTTATTGTAGCTCGGCATGCTGGGTTAGAAGTGCTCGGTATTACATGTATTAGTAACATGGCCGCGGGAATACTGGATCAACCGTTATCCCACGGAGAAGTAATGGAGACTACAGAACGTGTCCGTGAGAAGTTCTTAGGTCTTGTGTTAGACGTCATTCCACATATGTAATTCATTGTTCAATGTCTAGTGATCCGCAGGAATATATTCCTGCGGATTTTTTGTTGTTCTCTGCAGAAGAGCCGCCTTATCAAAAATAATCATCATGTAGCAGTGTTTAATTGGAATATTTTACAGCTAACCTGACGACACTGAAAGAAAGTAACAATTGTATTACGAATAACTACATGTCAGGAGGGGACTTATCTTGAGAAAAATGTTATGGGTCACGGTGTTGTGTCTATGTCTTGTCTCGTTGAGCTTTCCAGTCGATGGATTTGCTGCCGAGGAGAAGAAAACTACTAAGGATCAAGTGAAATCACCGGAGCTCGCTGCTAGTGCCATCTCGGCTATATTGATGGATGCGGACACCGGCACGATTATTTATGAGAAAAACAGTCATGATAAATTACCGCCAGCCAGCATCACGAAAGTCATGACGATGTTACTGACTATGGAAGCTCTTGATGATGGAAAGTTAAAACTGACCGATAAAGTACGGACAAGTGAGTATGCAGCCTCTATGGGAGGCTCCCAGATTTTTTTGGAACCCGGTGAGGAGATGTCTGTGGACGAGATGCTGAAGGGAATTGCTATGGCCTCTGGCAATGATGCTTCTGTAGCTATGGCTGAGAAAATATCAGGATCAGAGGAAGCTTTTGTTGAGCTGATGAATGAGCGCGCAACGGAGCTTGGTCTTAAGGATACTCATTTCGTCAACTGTAACGGGTTGCCAGCAGACAATCACTATTCATCTGCCCATGATATCGCTGTGATAAGTCGCGAATTGCTCAAGCATAACGAGATTACGAAATATACGGGTTCTTACCAAGATTATTTACGTAAGGATTCAAAGAAACCTTTTTGGCTTGTAAATACCAATAAATTAGTGCGTTTCTATAATGGCGTGGATGGTCTGAAGACGGGTTATACCTCTGAAGCTAAATTTTGTTTGACGGCTACAGCTGTTCGAGATGATCTTAGGGCAGTAGCCGTTGTGCTGGGTGAACCGAATACAAAGACTCGGAATAGCGAAGTGTCCCAAATGTTTGATTATATGTTCTCCCAATATAGCAAAGAGCCAATCTACAAAAAGGGAGACGTGATGGGTGCCGTTAAAATAAACAAAGGAAAATTAACAGAGCTGTCTCTCGTAGCAGGTCAAAATTACAGTGTTCTGATGAAGAAAAGTGGTAACAAGGCGAACATCAGGCATGAACTTCAATTAGATACTGAATTGAAAGCTCCTATCCAAGATGGACAAGTGCTAGGAAATCTAGTGGTATATCAAGGAGAGCAGATGTTGAAGAAATTCGAGTTGAAGTCGCCCGTTAAGGTTGATAAGGCGGGATGGTGGACGTTATTTAAGCGTACGACTGCAAAAATATTTTTTGTAGATTGATAGCAGTTTTCTTCTAGTTTTGTCGTGATGCAGGAATATGATTTTCATTTCTAGAACTCTTTGTTTATGACAGGGAGGAGAGTGAGCATGACGTGAACTTGCAAATGGAGATGGAGCACCACAGACAGGTATTAATTGTCCGATTCTCAGGAGAGCTCGATCACCATACCGCTGATCATGTGCGGATGAAGCTGGATGAGGCAATTCTGACTAAGCAAACAGATCATATTGTGCTAAGTTTAAAAGATTTGCTTTTTATGGATAGCTCGGGTATCGGTGTCATTCTTGGACGATACAAGCTTATTAAGAGTAAGGGTGGAAAGATGGCTGTGTGTGACGCTACTCCACCAGTATATCGTCTACTAGAGATGTCTGGAATGTTAAAGATTATGCCAGTCTATGAAAGTGAAAGCCATGCACTTACAGGTCTGGAGGTCGTATCATGAGTGAAGATAAGACCCATGCTCCTAATTTCATGTCGCTACAATTTGCGGCAAAGTCAGAGAATGAATCATTTGCTCGAGTAACGGTGGCTGCCTTCATCTCACAATTAGATCCAACCATGGATGAACTTAGTGATATGAAGACTGTCGTATCTGAGGCGGTTACAAATTGTATTATTCATGGATATAATTGTGACCCAACAGGGATTGTTACGATAACTGCTACGATTACCGAGGATTCTGTGACGATAACAATTGAGGATCGTGGCGAAGGGATTGAAGATTTGGAACTTGCAAAGCAGCCATTATATACCTCGAAGCCAGAACTGGAAAGATCGGGTATGGGCTTTACCATTATGCAGAATTTCATGGATGAGTTTGAAGTGTCTAGTGAGCAAGGAGCCGGAACGTCGATCAGAATGATGAAAAGGATTGAATCCAAGAAAGCTTTATATAATTAGGGGTTGGGCGTATGGATGCTGATGTGAAGAAAGCTTCGCAGACTTACTTGGAAGATTCGGAAGTCAAACGACTTATTGCACTCAGTCATACGGGCGATAGCGAGGCTCGAGACACGTTAGTGAATAGCAATATTCGTCTTGTCTGGTCGGTTGTACAGCGGTTCATGAACCGGGGATACGAGCCTGAGGATTTATTCCAAATTGGTTGTATCGGACTCTTGAAATCCGTTGACAAATTTGATTTAAGCTATGATGTGAAATTTTCGACTTACGCAGTACCTATGATTATTGGAGAGATCCAACGTTTCTTGCGAGATGATGGAACGCTCAAGGTTAGTCGTTCATTGAAGGAAATGGCTAATAAGGTACGCAAAAAAAAGGACGAGTTGTCTAAGGTATTGAATCGGTTACCTACAATCAAAGAGGTAGCAGCAGAACTCGGGGTGACACCCGAAGAAGTCGTATTCGCTCAAGAGGCTAATAAACCACCAACTTCGATTCATGAGACAGTCTTTGAGAATGATGGGGACCCCATTACTTTGATGGATCAAATTGCTGATGAGAGTCAGGACCACTGGTTTGATAAGTTGGCATTGAATGAGGCGATAGATGGGTTATCTGAAAGAGAGAAACTCATCGTATACCTTCGATATTATCGAGATCAGACCCAATCCGAAGTAGCAAGTCGGTTAGGTATTTCTCAAGTTCAGGTGTCTAGATTAGAGAAGAAAATACTTCAATTAATCCGCGAACAGATTGCACAATAATGTGCCGGATTGCTGATAAGTACAATAAAGGATGTTCCATGAGTCTATTTAAGACGTATTGGAGCATCTTTTATTTGTCTGGGTATCATTGTCTTTGGATAATAAATAGATCCAAAACGACTAGAAAGTTACATTTATTCTCATACTAACGGTAATTAACATAAAGGAGTGATTTCGGATGTCTCATAATTCCACTCCCACGGTTTATATACAGCTCAAAAAACGTATACAGCTCCCTCAAGGAAAAGTGATAACGCTTGGGGACATTGCGAACGTGCAGAGTGCTCAGGAATACATGAAGTTATTATTTGAACTTGAATTGGTAGCGCCGAATAAAAAGGATGGTAATCTGCTTGTGATGGACTTAATGCGAATTATTCCCGCCATTAAGCAGGTTATCCCTAGGGCGCAAATAGAGCCTGTGGGTCAACATCACACGATTGTTGAGATTGTGAAGGCTCCCAAAAAGCCATCTTTTGCCTTGTTTATTCTAGTCTGGTTGCTACTGTTTTTTGGATCGGGCCTGACCATTATGAATTTCCATGCGGATGTGAATATGCAAGAAGTACAGATTCGGGTAGTGGAGATGATCACAGGTAAGCGAGACGAGCATCCATACCTTTTTCAGACGTCTTATTCGCTAGGTATAGGTATTGGAATGGTCGTCTTTTTTAATCATCTGTTCAAAAAGAAATGGAATGAAGAGCCAACACCACTGGAAGTTGAGATGTTTCTATATCAAGAAAATATAGATCAATTCGTGGTGGCTGAAGAATATAAACGAATGAGTATTGAAGATAAGCAGAATGAGGAAACCTAATGGTTATATTGGCATGGGTGGTAGAAATTTTACTAGGCATTGCAGGTGGAATTGCTGTTGGAAGTGGCGTGATCGCATTCATTCTTGTGCTTGATATCGTGCCAAGACTTGCTCAGCTAACTACGTCATATAACAAAGTGCATTGGTATGAGGGAGCTTTAATTACGGGGTCACTGTTTGGAACCATTTCTGATTTCTGGCATTGGGAAGGTTCATTCAACCCGATAATCAGCCTGATCATCGGAGCTATGCACGGTATTTTTATAGGACTCTTAGCAGCGGCATTAACAGAAGTACTCAATGTGCTACCTATTCTAGCTAAGCGATTATGGATGAAAAATTATTTATTTGGCTTGTTAATGGCTATGGTTCTGGGAAAAGTGGTGGGTTCTCTCTTCGATTGGTATGTATACCGGAAATAGATAAAAAAGATGATGGGGTGATTGGAATGGCGGAAGATACTTCTAATAAACCAGAGGATCAGGAAATACAGAAAAAAAGAGAAGATGAAATGTCTGATACCATTGAGGAATCGATTCAATATTGGCAAAACAGTGATGAATTCACTGGAGATCTTGAACAATTAAAAATAGTACTGCGTGAAGTGATGGGACTTGATACTTCATTCGATGTTGCATTTCGGGAGATGAGCTTTGGAGACCGGAGAACGGGGACTCTTTTTATTAGTGGCTTTGCTAATAGTGACATTATGACAGAAATTCTAACGAGATTAACCTATATTAAGCACGATGAGTTGTCTTCAAAGGCGATGGATACGATATTTGCGAAATATATTCCTCATGTTCAGGTGGAAAAGGTAGACAAATTAAGTCAGGTCATTAATAAGGTCCTGACGGGGATGAGCGCCATCTTCATCGAAAATGAGCATACCGTTCTCATTATAGATACTCGGACCTATCCTTCGCGAAATCCAGAGGAGTCATCTATTGAGCGTGTTGTCAGAGGGTCTAAAGATGGATTCACGGAAACACTGCTTACGAATGTTTCTCTTGTTCGGCGTAGACTTCGAGATCCAGGACTGAAATATGAGGTCGTTCAGGTTGGACGTCGTACAAGAACAGATGTATGTATTGCCTACATTGATGATATCGTAGATAAAATTCAAGCGAATGTCATTCGAGATAAAATTAAAGAATTAGACATCGATGGATTACCACTGGGGGATAAACAACTTGAAGAAGCCATTGTTAATAAAGGATGGAATCCCTATCCGTTAGTTCGTTATTCAGAAAGACCTGATGCAGTAGCTGCGCATTTACTTGAAGGTAGAGTCGTTATATTTGTAGATACCTCACCGAGTGTCATGATCATGCCCACCACATTTTTCGACTTATGCCAACATGCGGAAGAGAATCGTCAGACTCCGTTTGTAGGGACTTATTTACGATGGATTCGATTTTTAGGTATTTTTGCTTCTCTGTTTCTGCTTCCGCTGTGGCTCCTGCTAGTTCTTCATCCGGAATTAAAGCCGCCAGTATTGGAATTCATTGGACCTCATGGAAAGGCGAAAATCCCTCTCTTTGTTCAGTTCATTATGATTGAGTTCGGGGTTGATCTACTGAGGTTAGCTGCTGTTCATACACCAACATCAATTGCATCCGCGATGGGTCTCATAGCAGCGATATTGGTAGGAGATGTTGCGGTGAAGACAGGATTGTTTGTCAATGAGGTTGTGCTTTACATGTCTGTAGCTGCCATTGGCATGTTTGCGACACCAAGTTATGAACTGGGTCTTGCCAACCGCATCGTTCGCCTGGTTTTAATATTTGCCGTAGCCTTCTTCAAAGTGCCTGGTCTTATTATTGGAATTACCTTGCTTATATTATTGTTAACGCTTCATCGGTCCAATAACTCTTCTTATATGTGGCCATTTATACCTTTTAATGCAAAGGCTATGTCGGAGGTTTTATTCAGAATGCCGGTGTTGTCATCTTCAAGACGCCCTTCTTTCAACAAAACAAGAGATAACACCCGACTGAATACAGAGAAAAGTAAAGAGTAGCATATAAGAGGAAAATACAAATGATCTGCATAATAATCCATTTATACTCATTTCAGAAATCTGCTATACTGAGTTAAAATCAGTTGGAATATAATATTCCATAAATAAGTGGGGGATTGCCTGAGATGTTCTTACATGGTACAAGTAAAATAAATGATAGTGGG
The nucleotide sequence above comes from Paenibacillus sp. IHBB 10380. Encoded proteins:
- a CDS encoding purine-nucleoside phosphorylase, with amino-acid sequence MTNSSQAIKEAAAYINSKSNIVPEIGLILGSGLGILAELIENGVTISYEDIPHFPVSTVEGHEGELLLGTIKGRKVVMMKGRFHMYEGYGPETTAFPVRVMNELGVKSLLVTNAAGGVNTTYEPGDLMLISDHLNMTGTNPLIGPNDADLGVRFPDMSEAYSRRLRALAKETAQSRGFDVREGVYAGLLGPTYETPAEIVMLRALGADAVGMSTVSEVIVARHAGLEVLGITCISNMAAGILDQPLSHGEVMETTERVREKFLGLVLDVIPHM
- a CDS encoding D-alanyl-D-alanine carboxypeptidase family protein, which produces MLWVTVLCLCLVSLSFPVDGFAAEEKKTTKDQVKSPELAASAISAILMDADTGTIIYEKNSHDKLPPASITKVMTMLLTMEALDDGKLKLTDKVRTSEYAASMGGSQIFLEPGEEMSVDEMLKGIAMASGNDASVAMAEKISGSEEAFVELMNERATELGLKDTHFVNCNGLPADNHYSSAHDIAVISRELLKHNEITKYTGSYQDYLRKDSKKPFWLVNTNKLVRFYNGVDGLKTGYTSEAKFCLTATAVRDDLRAVAVVLGEPNTKTRNSEVSQMFDYMFSQYSKEPIYKKGDVMGAVKINKGKLTELSLVAGQNYSVLMKKSGNKANIRHELQLDTELKAPIQDGQVLGNLVVYQGEQMLKKFELKSPVKVDKAGWWTLFKRTTAKIFFVD
- the spoIIAA gene encoding anti-sigma F factor antagonist gives rise to the protein MNLQMEMEHHRQVLIVRFSGELDHHTADHVRMKLDEAILTKQTDHIVLSLKDLLFMDSSGIGVILGRYKLIKSKGGKMAVCDATPPVYRLLEMSGMLKIMPVYESESHALTGLEVVS
- the spoIIAB gene encoding anti-sigma F factor codes for the protein MSEDKTHAPNFMSLQFAAKSENESFARVTVAAFISQLDPTMDELSDMKTVVSEAVTNCIIHGYNCDPTGIVTITATITEDSVTITIEDRGEGIEDLELAKQPLYTSKPELERSGMGFTIMQNFMDEFEVSSEQGAGTSIRMMKRIESKKALYN
- the sigF gene encoding RNA polymerase sporulation sigma factor SigF translates to MDADVKKASQTYLEDSEVKRLIALSHTGDSEARDTLVNSNIRLVWSVVQRFMNRGYEPEDLFQIGCIGLLKSVDKFDLSYDVKFSTYAVPMIIGEIQRFLRDDGTLKVSRSLKEMANKVRKKKDELSKVLNRLPTIKEVAAELGVTPEEVVFAQEANKPPTSIHETVFENDGDPITLMDQIADESQDHWFDKLALNEAIDGLSEREKLIVYLRYYRDQTQSEVASRLGISQVQVSRLEKKILQLIREQIAQ
- a CDS encoding stage V sporulation protein AA codes for the protein MSHNSTPTVYIQLKKRIQLPQGKVITLGDIANVQSAQEYMKLLFELELVAPNKKDGNLLVMDLMRIIPAIKQVIPRAQIEPVGQHHTIVEIVKAPKKPSFALFILVWLLLFFGSGLTIMNFHADVNMQEVQIRVVEMITGKRDEHPYLFQTSYSLGIGIGMVVFFNHLFKKKWNEEPTPLEVEMFLYQENIDQFVVAEEYKRMSIEDKQNEET
- a CDS encoding stage V sporulation protein AB is translated as MVILAWVVEILLGIAGGIAVGSGVIAFILVLDIVPRLAQLTTSYNKVHWYEGALITGSLFGTISDFWHWEGSFNPIISLIIGAMHGIFIGLLAAALTEVLNVLPILAKRLWMKNYLFGLLMAMVLGKVVGSLFDWYVYRK
- a CDS encoding spore germination protein, with amino-acid sequence MAEDTSNKPEDQEIQKKREDEMSDTIEESIQYWQNSDEFTGDLEQLKIVLREVMGLDTSFDVAFREMSFGDRRTGTLFISGFANSDIMTEILTRLTYIKHDELSSKAMDTIFAKYIPHVQVEKVDKLSQVINKVLTGMSAIFIENEHTVLIIDTRTYPSRNPEESSIERVVRGSKDGFTETLLTNVSLVRRRLRDPGLKYEVVQVGRRTRTDVCIAYIDDIVDKIQANVIRDKIKELDIDGLPLGDKQLEEAIVNKGWNPYPLVRYSERPDAVAAHLLEGRVVIFVDTSPSVMIMPTTFFDLCQHAEENRQTPFVGTYLRWIRFLGIFASLFLLPLWLLLVLHPELKPPVLEFIGPHGKAKIPLFVQFIMIEFGVDLLRLAAVHTPTSIASAMGLIAAILVGDVAVKTGLFVNEVVLYMSVAAIGMFATPSYELGLANRIVRLVLIFAVAFFKVPGLIIGITLLILLLTLHRSNNSSYMWPFIPFNAKAMSEVLFRMPVLSSSRRPSFNKTRDNTRLNTEKSKE